One Polaribacter sp. KT25b DNA segment encodes these proteins:
- a CDS encoding Crp/Fnr family transcriptional regulator — MKDLYNFLNAISPIKEKTWNEIKTLFTEHSLKKGEYFLQEGEVAKNFGFLKQGVVRAFYRNNEGVEYNKHFFTKNNMIGGYSSLVSQLPSTINQQALTDCNLLIGNYKKLTDLLDKYQDLERLLRKIAEHYFVDKEKREVEIVLLEANKRYAIFQREYPQLEQLIPQYHIASYLGITPTQLSRNRAKNSKN; from the coding sequence TTGAAAGACCTCTATAATTTTCTTAATGCTATTTCTCCTATTAAAGAAAAGACTTGGAATGAAATAAAAACCCTTTTTACAGAGCATTCATTAAAAAAAGGTGAGTATTTTTTACAAGAAGGAGAGGTCGCTAAAAATTTTGGTTTTCTTAAACAAGGTGTTGTTAGAGCCTTCTATCGTAATAATGAAGGAGTAGAATATAACAAACATTTCTTCACGAAAAACAATATGATTGGTGGCTATTCTTCTTTGGTTTCTCAACTTCCAAGTACTATAAATCAACAAGCATTAACCGATTGTAATTTACTAATAGGAAACTATAAAAAATTAACTGATTTATTAGACAAATATCAAGATTTAGAAAGGCTTTTAAGAAAAATTGCTGAACACTATTTTGTTGATAAAGAAAAAAGAGAAGTAGAAATTGTATTGTTAGAAGCAAACAAACGATATGCTATTTTTCAAAGAGAATATCCTCAATTAGAACAATTAATTCCTCAATATCATATTGCCTCTTACCTTGGTATAACTCCGACACAACTAAGTCGAAATAGAGCCAAAAATAGCAAGAACTAG
- a CDS encoding DJ-1/PfpI family protein: protein MKKLILIITIVMITNISLSAQNKKILFVLSAADTLELNKGQKLRQTGVFLNEFYLAYKSVSENGYTVEFATPNGNVATIDEESTNDKYWKEVLEIKNEALEFITKDNSFNSPITLENAIENQGNYVGIIIPGGQGLMIDLIEDKNIPILLKLFAKENKPTGLICHAPSLILTIPAEENPYIGYKVNSVSPFEEFVIEKFIMKGKPKNRKIAKQLRKLGLIYRSGLPKANFAIKDRNLITSQNPFSSSTFNTLYLEALTEYLETKK from the coding sequence ATGAAAAAACTAATTTTAATTATAACAATTGTAATGATTACGAACATATCACTTTCTGCTCAAAACAAGAAAATTCTTTTTGTTTTGAGTGCAGCAGACACTTTAGAGCTTAATAAAGGGCAAAAATTACGACAAACTGGAGTCTTTTTAAATGAATTTTATTTGGCATATAAATCTGTTTCGGAAAATGGATATACTGTGGAATTTGCCACACCAAATGGAAATGTTGCAACAATTGATGAAGAGAGTACTAATGATAAATATTGGAAAGAAGTATTAGAAATTAAGAATGAAGCCCTGGAGTTTATAACAAAAGACAATTCGTTCAATAGCCCAATTACACTTGAAAATGCAATTGAAAATCAAGGTAATTATGTAGGAATTATTATTCCGGGTGGACAAGGTTTAATGATAGATTTAATAGAAGACAAAAACATTCCTATTCTTTTAAAACTTTTTGCTAAAGAGAATAAGCCAACTGGACTTATTTGCCACGCTCCTAGCCTTATTTTGACAATACCAGCAGAAGAAAACCCATACATTGGATATAAAGTCAATTCTGTATCACCTTTTGAAGAATTTGTAATTGAAAAATTTATAATGAAAGGAAAACCAAAAAACAGGAAAATAGCCAAACAACTAAGAAAATTAGGGCTGATATACAGAAGCGGTTTGCCAAAAGCTAACTTTGCTATAAAGGATAGAAATTTAATTACTAGTCAGAATCCATTTTCAAGTAGCACTTTTAACACCCTTTATTTAGAAGCATTAACAGAATATTTAGAAACAAAAAAATAA
- a CDS encoding RidA family protein yields MIEKIMSFTILLVLFSCTESKNVNTLNNNSMAQEKNSFINPKGLFNPKYNGFSHIVKVPKGKEMYYFSGQWASNIEGKLVSEDFEEQVRQTVSNVKIALETAGLSLDDVVKQTVYIVDFTLEKKQILIDVASKEWRVKNFPASTIVPLPLLATAPNCLIEIEIIAAK; encoded by the coding sequence ATGATAGAAAAAATCATGTCGTTTACAATATTGTTAGTATTGTTTTCGTGCACGGAATCTAAAAACGTAAACACTCTAAACAATAATAGTATGGCTCAAGAAAAAAACAGTTTTATCAACCCAAAAGGATTATTTAATCCTAAGTACAATGGATTTTCTCATATTGTTAAAGTTCCAAAAGGAAAAGAAATGTATTATTTCTCAGGTCAATGGGCTTCAAATATAGAAGGTAAATTGGTTTCAGAAGATTTTGAAGAACAAGTTAGACAAACTGTTTCTAATGTAAAAATAGCTCTAGAAACAGCTGGATTATCATTAGATGATGTTGTTAAGCAGACTGTTTATATTGTAGATTTTACACTCGAAAAAAAACAAATTCTAATAGACGTAGCATCTAAAGAATGGAGAGTAAAAAATTTTCCAGCTAGTACCATTGTTCCTTTACCTTTATTAGCAACAGCTCCAAATTGTCTTATAGAAATTGAAATTATTGCAGCTAAATAA
- a CDS encoding outer membrane beta-barrel protein: MKQNLLVGLLLIFTPNAFSQDSKFSLEVNYPITIDQNFLGEDSYGIIDLGLKYRFVELNPLKLGISINGGVLVDNSNQNNSPQDFLVTTYIIQPKIFAEFNIQSIENFHPFIGLGYTFMNFQLSGSNNGMDVSDESDKLSGFGLNFGIAYDISRKIFMQAQYDFTKLNVDDVPDIKFNTNVNLLKLGIGFRI, translated from the coding sequence ATGAAACAAAATTTATTAGTAGGATTATTATTGATTTTTACACCTAACGCTTTTTCTCAAGATTCGAAATTTAGTTTGGAAGTAAACTACCCAATTACTATTGACCAAAACTTCTTAGGAGAAGACTCATATGGAATAATTGACCTTGGATTGAAATATAGGTTTGTAGAATTGAATCCATTAAAACTTGGAATAAGTATTAACGGAGGAGTTTTAGTCGACAATTCTAATCAAAATAATTCACCTCAAGATTTTTTAGTTACTACCTATATAATTCAACCGAAAATCTTCGCTGAATTTAATATTCAATCTATTGAAAATTTTCACCCATTTATTGGTTTAGGCTATACATTTATGAATTTCCAATTATCAGGATCTAACAATGGAATGGATGTATCGGATGAATCTGATAAGTTGAGTGGATTTGGTTTGAATTTTGGAATAGCATATGACATTAGCAGGAAAATTTTTATGCAAGCTCAATATGATTTTACAAAACTTAACGTTGACGATGTTCCTGACATAAAATTCAACACAAATGTAAATTTATTAAAACTTGGAATTGGATTTAGAATATAA